In the genome of Oncorhynchus nerka isolate Pitt River linkage group LG4, Oner_Uvic_2.0, whole genome shotgun sequence, the window GTGTGACAGGCCTGTAGTCATGTCACGTAGCGTGTGACAGCCCGTAGTCATGTCACGTAGCGTGTGACAGCCCGTAGTCATGTCACGTAGCGTGTGACCACCCGTAGTCATGTCACGTAGCGTGTGACAGCCCGTAGTCATGTCACGTAGCGTGTGACAGCCCGTAGTCATGTCACGTAGCGTGTGACAGCCCGTAGTCATGTCACGTAGCGTGTGACAGCCCGTAGTCATGTCATGTAGCGTGTGACAGCCCGTAGTGTGTATAGTAGAGCAGCCTGTAGTCGAGCCTCCATCAGCAGCAGGTTGACATGGACctggagaaagagaaacaggaagacacagagtcagtcagtaacacacctgacacacaagAAAGGTAGCTACAGATGGACAGAGTGTTTAGCGATGGttttgaatgagtgtgtgtggcgCGTACCTTCTCAGAGTGTCTGAAGAGTCTCCAGTAGGCAGAGTAGATCCTAtctgtagtctgttctggatGACACGCTACTGTTTTCACAAACATCTTGAGGCCTCGCTCCAACAACACATTCACCTCTCCGTAGTCGTAGTCAtcgtacctacacacacacaaaacatcagTATAATAGACAAACCcaggtgcacaaacacacacagttatgaacatacaagtgtgtgtgtgtgtgtgagactgaccGTATTCCGTAGAGGCAGTGTATGTAGTTCCAGAGAGCCttgcggagtgtgtgtgtgtccacatccTTGTGCATCGCCATCCTGTTGTAGGTTAGACTACACACAACCTGACAGAAGACAAGACGTCACGCCATCAGTATCAACCTGACAGACACGCCATCAGTATCAACCTGACAGACACTCCATCAGTATCAACCTGACAGACACTCCATCAGTATCAACCTGACAGACACTCCATCAGTATCAACCTGACAGACACTCCATCAGTATCAACCTGACAGACACTCCATCAGTATCAACCTGACAGACACTCCATCAGTATCAACCTGACAGACACGCCATCAGTATCAACCTGACAGACACTCCATCAGTATCAACCTGACAGACACTCCATCAGTATCAACCTGACAGACACTCCATCAGTATCAACCTGACAGACACTCCATCAGTATCAACCTGACAGACACTCCATCAGTATCAACCTGACAGACACGCCATCAGTATCAACCTGACAGACACGCCATCAGTATCAACCTGACAGACACTCCATCAGTATCAACCTGACAGACACGCCATCAGTATCAACCTGACAGACACGCCATCAGTATCAACCTGACAGACACTCCATCAGTATCAACCTGACAGACACTCCATCAGTATCAACCTGACAGACACTCCATCAGTATCAACCTGACAGACACTCCATCAGTATCAACCTGACAGACACTCCATCAGTATCAACCTGACAGACACTCCATCAGTATCAACCTGACAGACACTCCATCAGTATCAACCTGACAGACACTCCATCAGTATCAACCTGACAGACACTCCATCAGTATCAACCTGACAGACACTCCATCAGTATCAACCTGACAGAAGACAAGACGTCATTCCATGAGTATAAACCAGATGTGTGTGTTGGTTAATATGTCAGAGGTGAAGGGTCAACACGTTAAAGGGTACTTGTTGTAGTACCTGGAACTTCTCCTCCAGTAATTGGCCCATGTCTGGTAACAGTCTGTTCACTAGGGAGAATCCATGGTCTTCCCATGAGTAgtcctatatacacacacacacacactataaattgTACATGCATCTTTTATGCACACCAACAACCATAGCTTTCCCATGAGAAGTCCTATAATCAGACATGcaaacattatacacacacacctctctctcacacacacacacacacacacctgtgctcTCATGGTAGGAGGTGACTGTTCTCCTCGGATGGAGAAGTCTTCATAGATGAACTCTGGATCCTCCACTAACCTCAACACTAAGTCAGAGGGGGCTCCCCGtaccactgctacacacacacacaagtcagaaaGAATGCCATGGAAAACAGCCACAGAGTGAGACAGCGTGTGCGTAAATGTgcagtggaggtgtgtgtgtaccagtaGGTATGCTctcgctcctctccctctcaaagCGAGTGATCATCTCTTCCTGACTACACTCCTCCACCTGCTGTTGTAACTCCACCATCCTCTTCATCAATGCCTCCACCTCCGTCActccatcctgacagagagagagaaggaaataaGTGACTGATTTACATGTTGTCACTTATCCAGCGACCTAGACTGCATCTCAAATCTCACCTCTGGCTTGCCGTCCTCGGGGGCGGGACTGTGAGGGCTTTGTGGCATGTTATTGGATGGTGATGGTGGGCAGAAGGCGTGGCCTCCTATGTGGTCGGGCTCAGGGTGTAGGCCACACCCCCAAACAAAGGAGGACAGCGAATGAGAGTGAGTCATCAGAACAACTGCGTGGATCAGCTCAGCCAATGACCAACGATCATCCGCCCCAGGACACACCAACTCCTGCAGGAGAGGGGGTGGACGACCATTActgtatacctgtgtgtgtgtgtgtgtgtgtgtgtgtgtgtgtgtgtgtgtgtgtgtgtgtgtgtgtgtgtgtgtgtgtgtgtctcacctgtatGTGCTGTTGTGTGATGAGCCAGGGTCTGTGTGCCAGCAGCTTGTTAAGTGTGTGTAGGCAGCGTattttggggtgtgtgtgttgtagcccCTCCAGCCAGCTCTCCTCCCCCCCCGCCTCCAGGAACCCTGCACTATGCTGTTGGACAAGGTAGGAACACTGGTGACGAGCTGCagcctggggagagagggagaaaagagaatagAGAAAAAGTGGGAGggaaagtagagagagacagtgtgtttgaGGGGATCAGCTTGAGTAAGGTAATTACATAATAAGTCATTATTTGAGATGTAAAGTGATTTGTTGATCAGTGATTCTGTGAAGTTATGGTTCAGTTTAGGCAGTACATGCTCTCACCATGACAACGATGTAGTGCCTCCAGGGGCGGGGTAGCGGGCCATCCAGCTCCAGCAAAGCATGCTGGGTACGCAGGAAGCAGCTGAGGTAGGTGGGGTGAAGGGCCATCACCATGGTGATGTGGTCAAAACGACCCAATGAGAGGAAGGCTTCTATCAGAACTTCCTGATCTGGTCCCTCATCCAAAATCTGAGAGGgagtcagaaacacacacagtaagATCATGGACAAACTGATACTGTCTCACACTCACTGTAATAGTCATATGCTTATCCGTGCACACACACGTACCACTTGTGCAGGGATGAAGGCACTAGGACCGGAGGCCAAAGCCTGAGGAATCTCAACACCTTGctcctgtgtgtgagagagagagcgagagagagagaccatgaataACTATATGGAATGACACAATTCCGTCACCAACTCAAACATCCACATTTTCTTCAATAAAAACATccctctacaggacagagaagtagaaatactggtttcCTGCTTTGTGATCCACCAAATACACAACACCTTATTTCTAGCTCTTATTCTTAGACTGTCATtgttctatctacagtatgttatagccATGACGCAGGCTTAAGTAGACCCAAACACTTGTGCCAGAGCCATCTAGAACAGTGAAGTTACTATATCAGATGCCAGTTACAACTGCCTCCCTGTTAGCCCAAATTGaagtaacactgtaacatgatacCTGAGCAACAGCTTTTATACTAGGAACCAAATTCATAATATACAACCATCCACATTCCCAAACACTCACCATCATCTGGAGTTGACAGGTTAACTCTGCGGTATATATACTATGTTAACAGCAAAAAAACTACAGGACCCGGTAAATCTGTTTTCTTTCAGTAATGTAATGAATCGTGAGCGTGCCGTGGTGTTTCGATAAGAGCTCAACGGGGGCGTGCCCTAGTCTTACATCATCCCGTGCTCGactgtctgatgaaacaaactgGCAACTGACAGAAGACAGCTGGGAACTTAACTGTCATTGACTGGGGTTATCATCGTTCGTCATGACTTCATGTACCTTTAATTCATGGAAACTCCTCAATCTTGTCATTTGATGAGCAACATCACATAGCTGGATCAATGACATGAGTCAATGACATATTGTGTAAATTATTTGCTCCTCTCAGGCAAAAATGAACGTTTCTGGCAACTGGCAAACCATGCTAGTTACCCGTCTCGCTGTCTCTGTTGCTCGGGCCCTACCTGTGCAGTCCGCAGTAGTTCCGCTGCCCTCTCGCGGACCTCCTGTAAGGGGCAGGACCGGGAGACCCGCAGCAGCTGCAGGAGAGTGTGTTTATCGAGACGAGCAGAACCGGGTCGGTCCAGACCCAACCGGGACATGACGCTCTGGGTCAGTTCTTCCAGCGCCTCTGCCCTCTCCGCCTCGTCCCTGCTGCACAGCCGAGAAAAGTTACTCGGGTTCGGCCCGAATTCGGGTTGATGATGTCGGCTTTTAGGTCTGGGATCTTCGGAGTTGGTGGTTCTATCTCCATTACCTTCACAGAGCGCGTCCGTCGGTGGTTCTAGCGCCACCTCTTCCATAGCAACCTGCACAGAACTGTGCCTTGTCCCTAGCTGGCTGGCTAACGCTGGTTTCGGAATGCTGgtgtgctagctagttagcatttaGGCTTTCACAACTCAGTCAGATTTCGTCAATTGACCGTAGTCGGCAGTAATCCCCACATATTTTGTTCTCAAAtcgacagattttttttctcaagtaatgacaacacatttaattTGAATCTAGCTTGCTAACGTCTCGAGCACGGGGCACATCATTACCGAAGGCTAGCAAGTTGTTCATCCCTGTCAATTTGAATCGGATCAAAACAGCGAAAGCGTCTGCAGCAATATACGTCCATTATATAAGGTTCTGGTATCGAATATGTGACAGATATTCGTCACTTGTCCGGGTGATCTTTCAGATGTGGAGAAATTTGCTGACTTTCATGATCTGTCCATTCGCCGGTATCAACTCCTCTACTTTGCGTGCCCACTGACGTCacagattaaaaaaataaattggTCTGGGGTTTATGGATTCTTCATTCTGAAGGCGTGTTCCCTCACCATATGATAATGATATTGTAATATGCATTAGGTACTGTCAAAATAGTTAACTATGTACATTTGTATTCTTGATTTGTTGCCCATTGTTCCATCTACTTGGATTCTTGCTGCTGTTGAAATTCAAATTATGGGGATAGACTGGTTTTCGGTGTAGAGTCTGGAGTTCATGAAAGTAGTGAGAGTGAGGACACACAGCAAACTTTATTCTTAGCACCTCTACCTTTATATCCTCCCCCagagggggttgtgtgtgtgtgttaagtacTCCCAGTTAACACTGTTcctcacactgtgtgtgtgtgtattcagtactCCCAGTAAACACTGTTTCTCACACTACAGGTGTGTGTTCAATTGGGAAAAAAGTTGGAAAATGGCACCGACAGAGAGGGCTGCCGCGCTTTTAGCTCTTAGGTAATTTTGCAGAATTTTGTTttattatgtgttatttcttacattatttgctttttttgcattattacatacagccgggaagaactatttgatatcagagcggcggtaactcatcagcactaccagcattacgaccaggaatacaactttcccgaatCGGATCCATTGTTCGTTTTCCAGAGGCCGATCCAAAACAGCGCCGGCGGAGGAGAGGTACTCCGCGTGGTCTTCTAAACTGACTTAGCAGGTATGCACACCACCCACCttttccgagtatattactcactaatgttcagtctctggataataaagttgatgaGCTCAGGGAGAGGATTtatttccagagagacatcagggattgtaacatactctgtttcatggaaacatggctctctcgtgatatactgtctgagtccgtccagccagttgggttctcagttcatcgcacagacaggaataaatatctctctgggaagaagaagggcgggggtgtatgtttcatgataaacgactcatggtgtgattgtgataacatacaggaactcaagtccttttgttcacacgacctagaatacctcacaatcaaatgctgaccgtattatctcccaaaaTAATTCTCTTTGGTTATAGTGACAGCCGTGTATCCCCCCTCTAGCCGATAtcacgacggccctcaaagaacttcactgtactatatgcaaactggaaaccacatatcttgaggccgcatttattgtagctagagattttaacaaagcaaatatgagaaaaaggctgcctaaattctatcaacacattgactgtaataCTCGCGCCACTAAAACACTCAACTATTCAACGCTGCTCTGACCAAACGGAATctacgcttcaagattgttttgatcacgcggactgggatatgcttcctgtagcctcagagaataatattGATGAATACACTGATACGGTGGcggagtttatcaggaagtgtataggagatgttgtacccacagtgacTATTAAAAACTACCCTAACCaacgcctcccgggtggcgcagtggttaagggcgctgtactgcagcgccagctgtgccatcagagactttgggttcgcgcccaggctctgtcgtaaccggccgagcccgggaggtccatggggcgacgcacaattggcctagcgtcgtccgggttagggagggcttggtcggtagggatgtccttgtctcatcgtgcaccagcggctcctgtggcgggccgggcgcagtgcgcgctaaccaaggttgccaggtgcacggtgtttcctccgacacattggtgcggctggcttccgggttggatgcgcgctgtgttaagaagcagtgtggctaggttgggttgtgtatcggaggacgcatgactttcaaccttcgtctctcccgagcccgtacgggagttgtagtgatgagacaagatagtagctactacaacaattggacaccacgaaattggggagaaaaaggggtaaaaattcaacaaacaaaactaccctaaccagaaaccatggatagatggcaacatttgcgcaaaactgaaagcgcaaaccctcgcatttaaccatggcaaggtgactgggaatattgCTGAATACAAAcggtgtagttattccctccgaaaggcaatcaaacaggcaaaatgtcagttttgtcgcaattcaacggctcagtcACGGCCGAGGGAAAGGGAAAACCAGCAACGTAAAAGACACagacgtcttgcttccggacaagctaaacaccttcttcgcccgctttgaggataacaagAACTGTAGGCTCTAATTCTCCTTGGCTGATATTTAAGCTTGTTAACCCTCGCTAGGCTGCcgacatccctagccgcgtcctcagagcatgcgcagaccaactggctggagtatttacggacatattcaatctctccctatcccagtctgctgtccctacttgcttcaagatgtccaccattgttcctgtacccaagaaagcaaaggtaacagAACTATAGGACTATCGCCcagtagcactcacctctgtcatcatgaagtgctttgagtgactagtcaaggatcatatcacctctaccttacctga includes:
- the sesn2 gene encoding sestrin-2 isoform X1 yields the protein MEEVALEPPTDALCEGNGDRTTNSEDPRPKSRHHQPEFGPNPSNFSRLCSRDEAERAEALEELTQSVMSRLGLDRPGSARLDKHTLLQLLRVSRSCPLQEVRERAAELLRTAQEQGVEIPQALASGPSAFIPAQVILDEGPDQEVLIEAFLSLGRFDHITMVMALHPTYLSCFLRTQHALLELDGPLPRPWRHYIVVMAAARHQCSYLVQQHSAGFLEAGGEESWLEGLQHTHPKIRCLHTLNKLLAHRPWLITQQHIQELVCPGADDRWSLAELIHAVVLMTHSHSLSSFVWGCGLHPEPDHIGGHAFCPPSPSNNMPQSPHSPAPEDGKPEDGVTEVEALMKRMVELQQQVEECSQEEMITRFERERSESIPTAVVRGAPSDLVLRLVEDPEFIYEDFSIRGEQSPPTMRAQDYSWEDHGFSLVNRLLPDMGQLLEEKFQVVCSLTYNRMAMHKDVDTHTLRKALWNYIHCLYGIRYDDYDYGEVNVLLERGLKMFVKTVACHPEQTTDRIYSAYWRLFRHSEKVHVNLLLMEARLQAALLYTLRAVTRYMT
- the sesn2 gene encoding sestrin-2 isoform X2, whose protein sequence is MMEQGVEIPQALASGPSAFIPAQVILDEGPDQEVLIEAFLSLGRFDHITMVMALHPTYLSCFLRTQHALLELDGPLPRPWRHYIVVMAAARHQCSYLVQQHSAGFLEAGGEESWLEGLQHTHPKIRCLHTLNKLLAHRPWLITQQHIQELVCPGADDRWSLAELIHAVVLMTHSHSLSSFVWGCGLHPEPDHIGGHAFCPPSPSNNMPQSPHSPAPEDGKPEDGVTEVEALMKRMVELQQQVEECSQEEMITRFERERSESIPTAVVRGAPSDLVLRLVEDPEFIYEDFSIRGEQSPPTMRAQDYSWEDHGFSLVNRLLPDMGQLLEEKFQVVCSLTYNRMAMHKDVDTHTLRKALWNYIHCLYGIRYDDYDYGEVNVLLERGLKMFVKTVACHPEQTTDRIYSAYWRLFRHSEKVHVNLLLMEARLQAALLYTLRAVTRYMT